Proteins found in one Pongo pygmaeus isolate AG05252 chromosome 8, NHGRI_mPonPyg2-v2.0_pri, whole genome shotgun sequence genomic segment:
- the PSAP gene encoding prosaposin gives MYALFLLASLLGAALAGPVLGLKECTRGSAVWCQNVKTASDCGAVKHCLQTVWNKPTVKSLPCDICKDVVTAAGDMLKDNATEEEILVYLEKTCDWLPKPNMSASCKEIVDSYLPVILDIIKGEMSRPGEVCSALNLCESLQKHLAELNHQKQLESNKIPELDMTEVVAPFMANIPLLLYPQDGPRSKPQPKDNGDVCQDCIQMVTDIQTAVRTNSTFVQALVEHVKEECDRLGPGMADICKNYISQYSEIAIQMMMHMQPKEICALVGFCDEVKEMPMQTLVPAKVASKNVIPALELVEPIKKHEVPAKSDVYCEVCEFLVKEVTKLIDNNKTEKEILDAFDKMCSKLPKSLSEECQEVVDTYGSSILSILLEEVSPELVCSMLHLCSGTRLPALTVHVTQPKDGGFCEVCKKLVGYLDRNLEKNSTKQEILAALEKGCSFLPDPYQKQCDQFVAEYEPVLIEILVEVMDPSFVCLKIGACPSAHKPLLGTEKCVWGPSYWCQNTETAAQCNAVEHCKRHVWN, from the exons ctCTAGCCGGCCCGGTCCTTGGACTGAAAGAATGCACCAGAGGCTCGGCAGTGTGGTGCCAGAATGTGAAGACAGCGTCCGACTGCGGGGCAGTGAAGCACTGCCTGCAGACCGTTTGGAACAAGCCAACAGTG AAATCCCTTCCCTGCGACATATGCAAAGACGTTGTCACCGCAGCTGGTGATATGCTGAAGGACAATGCCACTGAG GAGGAGATCCTTGTTTACTTGGAGAAGACCTGTGACTGGCTTCCGAAACCGAACATGTCTGCTTCGTGCAAGGAGATAGTGGACTCCTACCTCCCTGTCATCCTGGACATCATTAAAGGAGAAATG AGCCGTCCTGGGGAGGTGTGCTCTGCTCTCAACCTCTGCGAGTCTCTCCAGAAGCACCTGGCAGAGCTGAATCACCAGAAGCAGCTGGAGTCCAATAAGATCCCAGAGCTGGACATGACTGAGGTGGTGGCCCCCTTCATGGCCAACATCCCTCTCCTCCTCTACCCTCAGGACGGCCCCCGCAGCAAGCCCCAGCCAAAG GATAATGGGGACGTTTGCCAGGACTGCATTCAGATGGTGACCGACATCCAGACTGCTGTACGGACTAACTCCACCTTTGTCCAGGCCTTGGTGGAACATGTCAAGGAGGAGTGTGACCGCCTGGGCCCTGGCATGGCCGACATA TGCAAGAACTATATCAGCCAGTATTCTGAAATTGCTATCCAGATGATGATGCACATG CAACCCAAGGAGATCTGTGCGCTGGTTGGGTTCTGTGATGAGGTGAAAGAGATGCCCATGCAGACTCTGGTCCCCGCCAAAGTGGCCTCCAAGAATGTCATCCCTGCCCTGGAACTGGTGGAGCCCATTAAG AAGCACGAGGTCCCAGCAAAGTCTGATGTTTACTGTGAGGTGTGTGAATTCCTGGTGAAGGAAGTGACCAAGCTGATTGACAACAACAAGACTGAG AAAGAAATACTCGACGCTTTTGACAAAATGTGCTCGAAGCTGCCAAAGTCCCTGTCAGAAGAGTGCCAGGAGGTGGTAGACACGTACGGCAGCTCCATCCTGTCAATCCTGCTGGAGGAGGTCAGCCCTGAGCTGGTGTGCAGCATGCTGCACCTCTGCTCTGGCACGCGGCTGCCTGCGCTGACCG TTCACGTGACTCAGCCAAAGGACGGTGGCTTCTGCGAAGTGTGCAAGAAGCTGGTGGGTTATTTGGATCGCAACCTGGAGAAAAATAGCACCAAGCAGGAGATCCTGGCTGCTCTTGAGAAAGGCTGCAGCTTCCTGCCTGACCCTTACCAGAAGCAG TGTGATCAGTTTGTGGCAGAGTACGAGCCCGTGCTGATCGAGATCCTGGTGGAGGTGATGGATCCTTCCTTCGTGTGCTTG AAAATTGGAGCCTGCCCCTCGGCCCATAAGCCCTTGTTGGGAACTGAGAAGTGTGTATGGGGCCCAAGCTACTGGTGCCAGAACACAGAGACAGCAGCCCAGTGCAAT GCTGTCGAGCATTGCAAACGCCATGTGTGGAACTAG
- the LOC129006861 gene encoding cadherin-23 isoform X2 has product MVKSPMNRELVATYEVTLSVIDNASDLPERSVSVPNAKLTVNILDVNDNTPQFKPFGITYYMERILEGATPGTTLIAVAAVDPDKGLNGLVTYALLDLVPPGYVQLEDSSAGKVIANRTVDYEEVHWLNFTVRASDNGSPPRAAEIPVYLEIVDINDNNPIFDQPSYQEAVFEDAPVGTIILTVTATDADSGNFALIEYSLGDGESKFAINPTTGDIYVLSSLDREKKDHYILTALAKDNPGDVASNRRENSVQVVIQVLDVNDCRPQFSKPQFSTSVYENEPAGTSVITMMATDQDEGPNGELIYSLEGPGVEAFHVDMDSGLVTTQRPLQSYERFNLTVVATDGGEPPLWGTTMLLVEVIDVNDNRPVFVRPPNGTILHIREEIPLRSNVYEVYATDKDEGLNGAVRYSFLKTAGNRDWEFFTIDPVSGLIQTAQRLDREMQAVYSLILVASDLGQPVPYETMQPLQVALEDIDDNEPLFVRPPKGSPQYQLLTVPEHSPRGTLVGNVTGAVDADEGPNAIVYYFIAAGNEEKNFHLQPDGRLLVLRDLDREREAIFSFIVKASSNRSWTPPRGSSPTLDLVADLTLQEVRVVLEDINDQPPRFTKAEYTAGVATDAKVGSELIQVLALDADIGNNSLVFYSILAIHYFRALANDSEDVGQVFTMGSVDGILRTFDLFVAYSPGYFVVDIVARDLAGHNDTAIIGIYILRDDQRVKIVINEIPDRVRGFEEEFIHLLSNITGAIVNTDDVQFHVDKKGRVNFAQTELLIHVVNRDTNRILDVDRVIQMIDENKEQLRNLFRNYNVLDVQPAISVRLPDDMSALQMAIIVLAILLFLATMLFVLMNWYYRTVHKRKLKAIVAGSAGNRGFIDIMDMPNTNKYSFDGANPVWLDPFCRNLELAAQAEHEDDLPENLSEIADLWNSPTRTHGTFGREPAAVKPDDDRYLRAAIQEYDNIAKLGQIIREGPIKGSLLKVVLEDYLRLKKLFAQRMVQKASSCHSSISELIQTELDEEPGDHSPGQGSLRFRHKPPVELKGPDGIHVVHGSTGTLLATDLNSLPEDDQKGLGRSLETLTAAEATAFERNARTESAKSTPLHKLRDVIMESPLEITEL; this is encoded by the exons CCAAGCTGACTGTCAACATCCTGGACGTCAATGACAATACGCCCCAGTTCAAGCCCTTTGGGATCACCTACTACATGGAGCGGATCCTGGAGGGGGCCACTCCTGGGACCACGCTTATTGCTGTGGCAGCCGTGGACCCTGACAAGGGCCTTAATGGGCTGGTCACCTACGCCCTGCTGGACCTGGTGCCCCCAGGCTATGTCCAGCTGGAGGACTCCTCAGCAG GGAAGGTCATTGCCAACCGGACAGTGGACTACGAGGAGGTGCACTGGCTCAACTTTACTGTGAGGGCCTCAGACAATGGGTCCCCGCCCCGGGCAGCTGAGATCCCTGTCTACCTGGAGATCGTGGACATCAATGACAACAACCCCATCTTTGACCAGCCCTCCTATCAG GAGGCTGTCTTTGAGGATGCGCCTGTGGGCACAATCATCCTGACAGTCACTGCCACTGATGCTGACTCAGGCAACTTTGCACTCATTGAGTACAGCCTTGGAGATGGAGAGAGCAAGTTTGCCATCAACCCCACCACG GGTGACATCTATGTGCTGTCTTCTCTGGACCGGGAGAAGAAGGACCACTATATCCTGACTGCCTTGGCCAAAGACAACCCTGGGGATGTAGCCAGCAACCGTCGTGAAAATTCAGTGCAG GTGGTGATCCAAGTGCTGGATGTCAATGACTGCCGGCCACAGTTCTCCAAGCCCCAGTTCAGCACAAGCGTGTATGAGAATGAGCCGGCGGGCACCTCGGTCATCACCATGATGGCCACTGACCAGGATGAAGGTCCCAATGGAGAGTTGATCTACTCACTTGAGGGCCCTGGCGTGG AGGCCTTCCATGTGGACATGGACTCGGGCCTGGTGACCACACAGCGGCCACTGCAGTCCTACGAGAGGTTCAATCTGACCGTGGTGGCCACAGATGGCGGAGAGCCCCCACTCTGGGGCACCACCATGCTCCTGGTGGAGGTCATCGACGTCAATGACAACCGCCCTGTCTTTGTGCGCCCACCCAACGGCACCATCCTCCACATCAGAGAG GAGATCCCGCTGCGCTCCAACGTGTACGAGGTCTACGCCACGGACAAGGATGAGGGCCTCAACGGGGCGGTGCGCTACAGCTTCCTGAAGACAGCGGGCAACCGGGACTGGGAGTTCTTCACCATCGACCCAGTCAGCGGCCTCATCCAGACTGCTCAGCGCCTGGACCGCGAGATGCAGGCGGTGTACAGT CTCATCTTGGTGGCCAGCGACCTGGGCCAGCCGGTGCCATACGAGACTATGCAGCCGCTGCAGGTGGCCCTGGAGGACATCGATGACAACGAACCCCTCTTCGTGAGGCCTCCA AAAGGCAGCCCCCAGTACCAGCTGCTGACAGTGCCTGAGCACTCACCACGCGGCACCCTCGTGGGCAACGTGACAGGCGCAGTGGATGCAGATGAGGGCCCCAATGCGATCGTGTACTACTTCATCGCAG CCGGCAACGAAGAGAAGAACTTCCATCTGCAGCCTGACGGGCGTCTGCTGGTGCTGCGGGACCTGGACCGGGAGCGAGAAGCCATCTTCTCCTTCATCGTCAAGGCCTCCAGCAATCGCAGCTGGACACCTCCCCGTGGATCCTCCCCAACCCTCGACCTGGTTGCTGACCTCACGCTGCAGGAGGTGCGCGTTGTGCTAGAAGACATCAACGACCAGCCGCCACGCTTCACCAAGGCTGAGTACACTGCAG GGGTGGCCACCGATGCCAAGGTGGGCTCAGAGTTGATCCAGGTGCTGGCCCTGGATGCAGACATTGGCAACAACAGCCTTGTCTTCTACAGCATTCTGGCCATCCACTACTTCCGGGCCCTTGCCAACGACTCTGAAGATGTGGGCCAGGTCTTCACCATGG GGAGCGTGGACGGCATTCTGCGCACCTTCGACCTCTTCGTGGCCTATAGCCCCGGCTACTTCGTGGTGGACATTGTGGCCCGCGACCTGGCAGGCCACAACGACACGGCCATCATCGGCATCTACATCCTGAGGGACGACCAGCGCGTCAAGATCGTCATTAACGAGATCCCCGACCGTGTGCGCGGCTTCGAGGAGGAGTTCATCCACCTGCTCTCCAACATCACTGGGGCCATTGTCAATACTGACGATGTGCAG TTCCATGTGGACAAGAAGGGCCGGGTGAACTTTGCGCAGACAGAACTGCTCATCCACGTAGTGAACCGCGATACCAACCGCATCCTGGACGTGGACCG GGTGATCCAGATGATCGACGAGAACAAGGAGCAGCTGCGGAATCTTTTCCGGAACTACAACGTCCTGGACGTGCAGCCTGCCATCTCTGTCCGGCTGCCGGATGACATGTCTGCCCTGCAG ATGGCGATCATCGTCCTGGCTATCCTCCTGTTCCTGGCCACCATGCTCTTCGTCCTCATGAACTGGTACTACAGGACTGT ACACAAGAGGAAGCTCAAGGCCATTGTGGCTGGCTCAGCTG GGAATCGTGGCTTCATCGACATCATGGACATGCCTAACACCAATAAGTACTCCTTTGATGG AGCCAATCCTGTGTGGCTGGATCCCTTCTGTCGGAACCTGGAGCTGGCCGCCCAGGCGGAGCATGAGGATGACCTACCGGAGAACCTGAGTGAGATCGCCGACCTGTGGAACAGCCCCACACGCACCCAC GGAACTTTTGGGCGTGAGCCAGCAGCTGTCAAGCCTGATGATGACCGATACCTGCGGGCTGCCATCCAGGAGTACGACAACATTGCCAAGCTGGGCCAGATCATTCGTGAGGGGCCAATCAAG GGCTCGCTGCTGAAGGTGGTCCTGGAGGATTACCTGCGGCTCAAAAAGCTCTTTGCACAGCGGATGGTGCAAAAAGCCTCCTCCTGCCACTCCTCCATCTCTGAG CTGATCCAGACTGAGCTGGACGAGGAGCCAGGAGACCACAGCCCAGGGCAGGGTAGCCTGCGCTTCCGCCACAAGCCACCAGTGGAGCTCAAGGGGCCCGATGGGATCCACGTGGTGCACGGCAGCACGGGCACACTGCTGGCCACCGACCTCAACAGCCTGCCCGAGGATGACCAGAAGGGCCTGGGCCGCTCACTGGAGACACTGACCGCTGCCGAGGCCACTGCCTTCGAGCGCAACGCCCGCACAGAATCCGCCAAATCCACACCCCTGCACAAACTTCGCGACGTGATCATGGAGAGCCCCCTGGAGATCACAGAGCTGTGA